Proteins encoded by one window of Nicotiana tabacum cultivar K326 chromosome 10, ASM71507v2, whole genome shotgun sequence:
- the LOC107818499 gene encoding uncharacterized protein LOC107818499 has product MESKWRNILTLLYTTMIVIHGVRAWTGEIHGRVVCDVCADSSIGPEDHVLEGAEVAVLCITKSGEVLNYQAFTNSRGIYRVAETMPESDRWDACLARSINSFREHCKHILDGKSGVKFSYNHPSGHSHTVRPFVYRPASVPTFCI; this is encoded by the exons ATGGAGTCAAAGTGGAGGAATATATTGACTCTACTTTACACGACTATGATAGTAATACACGGAGTAAGAGCATGGACTGGTGAAATCCATGGCAGAGTTGTTTGTGATGTGTGCGCTGACTCTTCAATTGGTCCTGAAGATCATGTTTTAGAAG GTGCTGAGGTTGCTGTTCTTTGTATAACTAAATCTGGGGAAGTTCTAAATTATCAGGCATTCACAAACTCAAGGGGCATTTACAGAGTAGCAGAGACAATGCCAGAGAGTGATCGTTGGGATGCATGCCTTGCGAGATCCATTAACAGCTTCCGTGAACACTGCAAACATATACTAGATGGAAAATCGGGTGTGAAGTTCAGCTATAATCATCCTTCTGGGCATTCCCACACAGTCAGACCATTTGTTTATCGTCCAGCCAGTGTCCCAACATTCTGCATCTAG